In Populus alba chromosome 1, ASM523922v2, whole genome shotgun sequence, a single window of DNA contains:
- the LOC118063539 gene encoding glutamate receptor 2.7: MAVVLLLTPSSSIAADRSSRTKGNLQHVNGVVGAIVDTSSRVGKEERVAMEIAREDLYRYSNQTLILHVKDTDQRKPIRAALAGMDLINTQVQAILGPQTWEEVSLIADICTKNQIPIFSFADTIPEWTTEKWPFLLGASHDNFAQMKAIAAIVQSWNWHQVTVIHEDVGSWTNGVMPYLHDSLREIGAEVRQFVGLSSFASSDSLSRELKNLESEQCRVFVVHLSLPLAVRLFEMAKKLKMMEKDYVWITTHHITSLVHSIDASIISSMQGIVGVKSYFSETGTSFQDFSSRFRKRFRRENPEEENSEPGIYAVQAYDAIWTIARALKGSKRRNQELLEKVLQTDFQGLSGKVQFNNHKMAPTQMFQIINVVGKSYRELGFWSSGLGFSETIGKHATYSPLMNDLEQVLWPGGPRYTPRGWTELTRKKPLLVGVPAKSGYKEYVKVENDQSRNETSFDGLAIQIFNATVRRLPFYLPYEFVAFNDISYDNLVDQIGKKFDAVVGDVAIVASRYSHVEFSHPFSETGLMLVVPARSSNKEWSFIKPFTKSMWASITVITIYNGFVVWLIERHAHPELRGSMLHQIGIMLWLSFNTLFSLQGGKLHSNLSRMSVVVWLFVALVVIQTYTANLTSMLTVQRLEPTVTSVEELLESNAAVGYCSGSYLQKYLVEVLRFPRDNVKHYASAEDFAEGFNKKEIAAAFIGTPLAKIFLAKFCKKFIAAGPTFNIGGFGFAFPRGSPLLASINEALLKVSENGTLAQLENNYIGVLQKCQDKEEENPSLSPNGFRALFIITGGTSTIALCKELREGQNYRDSGLCVFQQGAGEVAG; this comes from the exons ATGGCCGTAGTTTTATTACTAACACCAAGTAGTAGTATAGCAGCTGATCGAAGCAGCAGGACAAAGGGCAACCTGCAGCATGTTAATGGCGTTGTTGGTGCCATAGTCGACACAAGCTCCCGTGTTGGTAAAGAAGAAAGAGTAGCAATGGAAATCGCAAGGGAGGATTTGTATCGTTACTCCAATCAAACTTTGATCCTGCACGTCAAAGACACCGATCAAAGGAAACCCATCAGAGCAGCACTTGCAG GTATGGATCTCATCAACACACAAGTACAGGCTATTCTAGGACCGCAAACATGGGAAGAGGTGTCATTGATTGCTGATATCTGCACCAAAAACCAAATTCCCATTTTTTCTTTTGCGGACACAATTCCAGAATGGACGACAGAGAAGTGGCCCTTTCTACTTGGAGCTTCACACGACAATTTTGCACAAATGAAAGCCATAGCTGCTATTGTGCAGTCTTGGAATTGGCATCAGGTCACCGTAATACACGAAGATGTAGGTTCTTGGACGAATGGAGTCATGCCATATCTCCATGATTCCTTAAGAGAAATAGGTGCAGAAGTTAGGCAATTCGTAGGCCTCTCGTCTTTTGCTTCTTCCGATTCATTATCCAGAGAGCTTAAAAATCTTGAAAGCGAGCAGTGTAGAGTCTTTGTTGTTCATCTGTCGTTACCATTGGCCGTGCGTCTATTTGAGATGgcgaagaaattgaaaatgatggaGAAAGACTATGTTTGGATCACTACACATCACATTACAAGCCTTGTCCACTCCATCGATGCCTCTATCATCTCCTCGATGCAAGGAATTGTAGGAGTAAAGAGCTACTTCTCGGAAACAGGAACAAGTTTTCAGGATTTTAGTTCAAGATTTCGTAAAAGGTTTAGAAGAGAAAATCCTGAAGAGGAAAACAGTGAGCCTGGGATTTATGCAGTGCAGGCCTATGATGCTATCTGGACAATAGCTCGAGCATTGAAAGGAAGTAAAAGGAGGAATCAAGAATTATTGGAAAAAGTTTTGCAAACTGACTTTCAAGGCCTGTCAGGAAAAGTTCAATTCAACAATCACAAAATGGCTCCAACACAGATGTTTCAGATCATCAATGTGGTGGGAAAGAGTTATAGGGAACTCGGGTTCTGGTCAAGTGGATTAGGTTTCTCAGAGACTATTGGTAAACATGCTACCTACAGCCCTCTTATGAATGATTTGGAGCAAGTGCTTTGGCCAGGGGGGCCTAGATATACTCCTAGAGGATGGACCGAACTTACAAGAAAGAAGCCACTGTTGGTTGGTGTGCCTGCAAAATCAGGTTACAAAGAGTACGTCAAAGTGGAAAACGATCAATCACGGAATGAAACTTCTTTCGATGGCCTTGCAATTCAGATCTTCAATGCCACAGTACGACGCTTGCCATTCTATTTGCCATACGAGTTCGTCGCCTTCAATGACATCTCTTACGATAATCTAGTGGACCAGATTGGTAAG AAATTTGATGCCGTTGTCGGTGATGTGGCAATAGTGGCTAGCAGATACTCGCATGTGGAGTTCTCACATCCCTTCTCGGAAACTGGATTGATGCTCGTCGTCCCTGCTCGATCAAGCAATAAAGAATGGTCATTTATCAAACCCTTTACAAAATCCATGTGGGCTTCAATAACCGTCATAACCATATACAATGGTTTCGTTGTTTGGCTAATTGAGCGACATGCTCATCCTGAACTAAGAGGCTCCATGCTCCATCAAATAGGAATCATGCTTTGGTTATCTTTCAACACTCTTTTCTCTTTGCAAG GTGGAAAACTGCATAGCAATTTGTCAAGGATGTCAGTGGTGGTATGGTTGTTTGTTGCGCTAGTTGTCATTCAGACATATACAGCCAACCTCACCAGCATGTTGACTGTCCAGAGGCTTGAACCCACCGTAACCAGTGTTGAGGAGCTGCTGGAAAGCAATGCAGCCGTTGGATACTGTTCAGGTTCATACTTGCAAAAATATCTGGTAGAAGTTTTACGCTTTCCTCGCGACAACGTTAAACATTATGCCTCAGCAGAAGACTTTGCTGAAGGCTTCAATAAGAAAGAAATTGCTGCTGCCTTTATTGGAACTCCTTTGGCCAAAATATTCCTTGCAAAATTTTGCAAGAAATTTATCGCAGCTGGGCCAACATTCAACATCGGAGGGTTTGGATTT GCATTTCCTCGGGGATCTCCATTGCTTGCAAGTATTAATGAAGCTCTACTGAAGGTATCTGAAAATGGAACGCTAGCACAACTAGAGAACAACTATATTGGCGTACTTCAAAAATGCCAGgacaaggaagaagaaaatcctAGTCTTAGCCCCAATGGGTTCCGGGCACTCTTCATAATAACTGGAGGCACATCAACAATTGCTCTT TGTAAAGAATTAAGAGAAGGCCAGAATTATAGGGACTCGGGATTATGTGTATTCCAGCAAGGTGCTGGAGAGGTTGCTGGTTAA
- the LOC118027470 gene encoding glutamate receptor 2.7-like translates to MGTSPHAFSLFALISLLTSGTGADQSTKTQAIFKGSTGIGAIVDTSSRIGKEEIVAMEVAKEDFYGFGNLTFFLINDSQKDTIHAALEAKDLIDTRQVQAIIGTQTWEEVSLVAEIARETQVPILSFADTAPEWVPERWPSLLQASPDKRAQMKAIAAIVQSWNWHQVIVIYEDTDSSARGVIPHLHDALREVNSDVSQFVAFSPFASSDSMYKELENIKSKQYCTVFVVHLSFKLAVRLFEMAKKMEMMQKDYVWITTDPITSLVHSINASVISSMKGILGVRSYYPKMGQDFENFKQRFRTSFSRKYPREEKKEPGIYAVQAYDAMRTIALGLNKIGSKRGGKELLENILDADFPGLSGKVKFKNLSVAAAEIFEIVNVIGTGSNKIGYWSNGFGFSEKIHENSSYNSSSMIDLEQVHWPGGPRSTPRGWTALTSAKRLRIGVPSDSGYKEYVKVEGTNFSGFSIEVFKTTAASMPIFPPYEFHDFNGTYDELVEQIHLKKFDAVVGDVEIVSSRYPYAEFTNPYTETGLVLIVPARSSSKAWSFVKPFTTTMWVLIPVITVYNGFVVWWIERKHCEELQGSITTQIGIMIWLSFNTLFSLNGPKLHSNLSRMSGVVWLFVALIIIQTYTANLTSMLTVQRLEPTIPSVEELLNSNAKVGYCTGSYMERYLPEVLKFKSENMRYFRSAESYAEGFRDKIISAAFLGTPYAKIFLAKYCNSFIQIGPTYKIGGFGFAFRRGSPLLASVNEALLNISENGTLQELEKTWITPQKCPEMQSESSSLGPSGFRVLFFITGGTTTIAFIVYVCHPNLVRHKNIWGIISAAVLKRWFSLRRHFTRRVANAEIPTNVFPEAPVPLA, encoded by the exons ATGGGTACTTCGCCTCACGCCTTCTCGTTGTTCGCTCTAATTTCGCTCTTGACATCCGGTACAGGAGCCGATCAAAGCACCAAGACACAGGCTATTTTCAAAGGAAGTACTGGAATAGGAGCTATTGTGGATACAAGTTCCCGTATTGGCAAAGAAGAAATAGTAGCGATGGAAGTTGCAAAGGAGGATTTCTATGGCTTCGGAAATCTaacattttttcttataaatgacTCTCAAAAGGATACCATCCATGCAGCTCTTGAAG CTAAGGATCTTATCGACACACGACAAGTACAAGCCATTATAGGAACACAGACATGGGAAGAAGTGTCATTAGTTGCTGAGATTGCCAGAGAAACACAGGTTCCAATTCTTTCTTTTGCTGACACAGCTCCAGAATGGGTACCTGAACGATGGCCTTCTCTACTTCAAGCTTCACCTGATAAGCGTGCTCAAATGAAAGCTATAGCTGCTATTGTGCAATCGTGGAACTGGCATCAGGTCATTGTGATATATGAAGATACAGATTCTTCAGCAAGGGGAGTCATACCACATCTACATGATGCCCTTAGAGAAGTTAATTCAGACGTAAGCCAATTTGTAGCCTTCTCTCCTTTTGCTTCTTCTGATTCAATGTACAAAGagcttgaaaatatcaaaagcaAGCAGTACTGTACAGTCTTTGTTGTTCATTTGTCCTTCAAATTGGCTGTGCGGTTATTTGAAATGGCAAAGAAAATGGAAATGATGCAAAAGGACTATGTATGGATCACAACAGATCCCATTACAAGCCTCGTCCATTCCATCAATGCCTCTGTAATATCCTCAATGAAAGGAATTCTAGGAGTCCGGAGTTACTACCCTAAAATGGGACAGGATTTCGAGAACTTTAAGCAAAGATTTCGTACAAGTTTTAGCAGAAAATATCCccgagaagaaaagaaagagccTGGGATTTACGCCGTGCAAGCGTATGATGCTATGAGGACAATAGCTCTTGGATTAAATAAGATCGGAAGTAAAAGGGGAGGGAAAGAGTTGTTGGAAAACATTTTGGACGCAGACTTTCCTGGTTTATCAGGTAAAGTTAAATTCAAAAACCTGAGTGTTGCTGCAGCAGAAATATTTGAGATCGTGAATGTAATAGGAACGGGTTCCAATAAAATCGGGTATTGGTCCAATGGATTTGGATTCTCGGAGAAAATCCATGAAAATTCTAGTTATAACAGCTCGTCGATGATTGATTTGGAGCAAGTGCATTGGCCAGGGGGGCCTAGGTCTACTCCAAGAGGATGGACTGCACTGACAAGTGCTAAGCGATTGCGAATCGGAGTGCCTTCCGATTCAGGCTACAAAGAATATGTGAAAGTGGAAGGAACGAATTTCTCTGGTTTTTCAATCGAGGTCTTCAAAACAACTGCAGCAAGCATGCCAATCTTTCCGCCATACGAGTTCCATGACTTCAATGGAACTTACGACGAACTTGTAGAGCAAATTCATCTAAAG AAATTTGACGCAGTAGTTGGTGATGTGGAAATAGTTTCAAGCAGATACCCATATGCAGAATTCACCAATCCATATACTGAAACAGGATTGGTGTTGATCGTCCCGGCTCGTTCGAGCAGTAAAGCATGGTCATTCGTTAAACCATTCACCACAACCATGTGGGTTTTAATCCCAGTGATTACAGTCTACAATGGTTTTGTTGTTTGGTGGATAGAGCGAAAGCATTGTGAGGAACTACAAGGCTCCATCACAACTCAAATTGGGATCATGATTTGGTTATCCTTCAACACTCTTTTCTCCTTGAATg GGCCAAAGCTTCATAGCAATCTATCAAGGATGTCAGGGGTGGTGTGGCTGTTTGTGGCTCTAATCATCATCCAGACGTACACAGCCAACCTCACAAGCATGCTAACTGTACAGAGGCTTGAACCTACTATACCAAGCGTTGAAGAACTATTAAATAGCAATGCAAAGGTTGGATATTGTACAGGTTCCTATATGGAAAGATATTTGCCggaagttttaaaattcaagagcGAAAACATGCGGTATTTTCGGTCAGCAGAAAGTTATGCTGAAGGCTTCAGGGACAAGATTATCTCCGCTGCCTTTCTTGGAACTCCCTATGCCAAGATATTCCTTGCAAAATACTGCAATAGCTTCATCCAAATTGGACCAACGTACAAAATTGGAGGGTTTGGATTT GCGTTTCGGCGTGGATCTCCATTACTTGCTAGCGTGAATGAGGCTCTACTGAATATATCAGAAAATGGAACGCTACAAGAACTAGAGAAGACATGGATTACGCCACAAAAATGCCCGGAGATGCAGAGTGAAAGTTCCAGCCTTGGTCCCAGTGGCTTCCGAGTACTTTTCTTCATAACTGGAGGCACAACAACAATTGCCTTCATCGTATACGTTTGTCACCCTAATTTGGTGAGGCATAAAAACATATGGGGAATTATCTCAGCTGCAGTACTGAAACGTTGGTTCTCTCTGAGGAGGCACTTCACTAGAAGAGTAGCCAACGCAGAAATTCCTACAAATGTTTTTCCAGAGGCTCCAGTCCCGCTGGCTTGA